One window from the genome of Devosia yakushimensis encodes:
- a CDS encoding sugar phosphate isomerase/epimerase family protein, translating to MLPNDDLSFQLFSARAFPVLEEKIWTLANAGYTDVQPYFNADHAINPTIDVAALKRLTASHGLSIKSAHFDISLIEKRTELVTAICDRLGAALVVAPWLEPSDRPVDAAGWSRMADRLSAISELLASNGLEFSWHNHDFEFVRLPDGQYPMDILMASGITWEPDLAWITLAEQDPTHWLRRYAGRLSALHVKDIAHPGNGLDEGGFAALGEGSMPWDHLWPVAVEAGIRLAVIEHDNPKDYRHVAYRGATTLRALASTK from the coding sequence ATGCTTCCCAACGACGATCTATCCTTCCAGCTGTTTTCTGCCCGAGCCTTTCCGGTCCTTGAAGAGAAAATTTGGACATTGGCGAACGCGGGCTACACCGATGTTCAGCCTTACTTCAACGCTGATCATGCCATTAACCCGACAATCGACGTAGCGGCCCTTAAGCGACTGACAGCCTCACATGGTTTAAGTATCAAGTCAGCGCATTTCGATATCTCCCTTATCGAAAAGCGCACCGAACTGGTCACCGCCATCTGCGATCGGCTTGGAGCGGCACTGGTCGTCGCTCCGTGGTTGGAGCCGTCAGACCGCCCCGTCGATGCTGCCGGCTGGTCGAGAATGGCCGATCGTCTGTCTGCCATTTCCGAACTCCTGGCGTCCAACGGTCTGGAGTTCTCCTGGCACAACCATGATTTCGAATTCGTACGCCTTCCGGATGGCCAGTATCCTATGGACATTCTGATGGCCAGCGGCATCACATGGGAACCAGACCTTGCCTGGATTACCTTGGCCGAACAGGATCCTACCCATTGGCTGCGGCGCTACGCGGGACGCCTATCCGCCCTCCACGTCAAGGATATCGCACACCCCGGCAATGGCCTTGATGAGGGGGGATTTGCGGCTCTGGGTGAAGGTTCAATGCCTTGGGACCATTTGTGGCCAGTTGCGGTGGAGGCCGGCATCCGGCTAGCGGTCATTGAGCACGACAATCCCAAGGACTACCGCCACGTCGCATATAGAGGCGCGACAACACTCAGGGCGCTCGCATCAACCAAATAA
- a CDS encoding ABC transporter ATP-binding protein gives MATITLHKIQKSYENVPVVHGIDLEIAEHEFVVLVGPSGCGKSTTLRMIAGLETISGGDLAIGGRRVNELGPGERDIAMVFQNYALYPHMTVEQNISFGLRQRRVPKAEIDQAVKEASRVLGLDPLLKRKPRALSGGQRQRVAMGRAIVRKPQVFLFDEPLSNLDAKLRVQMRGEIKRLHSIYPVTTVYVTHDQVEAMTMADRVVVMNKGVIEQVGPPQELYRNPATKFVAGFIGSPSMNFIPCTVSHGGSGLEAVMPGSSILLPAERSEYARFTGKSVLFGIRPEDLAIGSNGGAGLSLTVTNVETLGFETIIYGQYAGLEICVRVASDVSVHRGEVIPLTPDTAKIHLIDPETGLVIKA, from the coding sequence ATGGCAACCATAACCCTCCACAAGATTCAAAAATCCTACGAAAACGTACCGGTCGTCCATGGTATTGATCTCGAAATTGCAGAACACGAATTTGTCGTTTTGGTGGGTCCATCCGGATGCGGCAAAAGCACAACACTGAGAATGATCGCCGGCCTGGAAACCATAAGTGGTGGCGATCTGGCAATCGGCGGGAGGAGGGTCAACGAACTGGGTCCTGGCGAACGCGATATCGCCATGGTATTTCAAAACTATGCCCTCTATCCGCACATGACAGTGGAGCAGAACATCTCATTTGGCCTTCGTCAGCGCCGAGTGCCCAAAGCAGAAATTGACCAAGCTGTAAAAGAAGCTTCTCGAGTGTTGGGGCTAGACCCCCTACTCAAAAGAAAGCCCCGCGCCCTTTCCGGTGGCCAGCGTCAGCGAGTCGCGATGGGGCGTGCCATTGTGCGCAAACCGCAGGTATTCCTGTTTGACGAGCCGCTTTCCAATCTAGATGCAAAGCTGCGTGTGCAAATGCGCGGCGAGATAAAACGCCTTCACTCCATTTATCCTGTAACGACAGTCTATGTGACGCACGATCAGGTGGAGGCCATGACGATGGCCGATCGCGTCGTTGTCATGAACAAGGGAGTGATAGAGCAGGTGGGGCCGCCCCAGGAGCTTTATCGCAATCCGGCTACAAAGTTTGTCGCCGGTTTTATTGGATCGCCGAGCATGAACTTCATACCATGCACGGTTTCACATGGTGGTTCTGGCTTAGAGGCAGTCATGCCCGGAAGTTCGATTCTCCTTCCGGCCGAACGCAGCGAATACGCACGATTTACCGGAAAGTCGGTTCTGTTCGGCATTCGCCCTGAAGATCTCGCCATCGGATCGAACGGCGGAGCGGGCCTCAGTCTGACCGTCACGAACGTCGAAACACTGGGATTCGAGACCATCATTTACGGGCAGTACGCTGGGCTCGAAATCTGTGTGCGCGTCGCTTCCGATGTGTCCGTACATCGGGGTGAAGTCATTCCGCTCACACCCGACACGGCAAAAATACATCTCATTGACCCGGAAACGGGTCTGGTAATCAAAGCTTAG
- a CDS encoding carbohydrate ABC transporter permease translates to MDTKAVPIRRYIALILASVVFLFPLLLAILASLKTPAEMLQPLSLPSSIYFANYMDAVPLLARPLLNSLLITAPAVVISVLIGALAAFPLATTRLPGDRVIFVLLLMGMFVPFQITQLPVFFTIRSLGLYDNIMGLWLVHAAYAIPFCTFFMRNYFATVPKSLWEAAQMDGCSPASYFVKVLLPASLSGLAALAIVQARYIWNDLLFALTLTNSDNASPVTLKLYGMIGMYESQEGLLMASTLLAAAPIVLAFLLFQNAFTRGLLGGVNK, encoded by the coding sequence ATGGATACAAAAGCAGTTCCCATCCGCCGATACATCGCATTGATATTGGCGTCGGTCGTATTCCTTTTTCCGCTCTTGCTCGCCATCCTGGCGTCTCTCAAGACACCGGCAGAGATGCTGCAACCGCTTAGCCTGCCCAGTTCCATATACTTCGCGAACTATATGGACGCCGTGCCACTCCTCGCTAGGCCCCTCTTGAATTCTCTGTTGATCACGGCTCCGGCGGTCGTCATCTCCGTACTGATCGGGGCTTTGGCCGCCTTCCCCCTGGCCACAACCCGTTTGCCCGGTGACCGCGTGATTTTCGTCTTGCTGCTCATGGGCATGTTCGTGCCGTTCCAGATCACCCAGCTTCCCGTTTTCTTCACCATCCGGAGCCTGGGCCTTTACGACAACATTATGGGGCTGTGGCTCGTCCATGCCGCATACGCCATTCCCTTCTGCACGTTCTTCATGCGCAATTATTTCGCAACCGTGCCGAAGTCGCTTTGGGAAGCCGCCCAAATGGACGGTTGCTCTCCCGCCAGTTACTTCGTGAAGGTTCTGCTTCCGGCCTCCCTGTCTGGTCTGGCTGCCTTGGCTATCGTGCAGGCCCGTTACATCTGGAATGACCTGCTTTTCGCTTTGACGCTTACGAACAGCGACAACGCATCGCCGGTTACCCTGAAGCTGTACGGCATGATCGGCATGTACGAGTCGCAGGAAGGTCTGCTGATGGCATCCACGCTTCTGGCTGCCGCGCCAATCGTACTCGCTTTCCTCCTTTTCCAGAACGCCTTCACTCGCGGGTTGCTTGGCGGCGTCAACAAGTGA
- a CDS encoding carbohydrate ABC transporter permease, which translates to MTTLSPNYRKRADRSFMLFLLFPTALFVLAYVYPIAYTFVTSLHEWDGLSPTWKWIGFANYAALLESPRFWNALSNNIRWLIFYLIVPTGVGLGLATLLDEKIKGENIFKVIFFIPFTMTPVAVAAIWKWMYRPGSGVFSSVGAHLGLSNQNWLGDPSIVSFSIMAASLWWTAGFAFLVYFAGLRSIPKEYIEAAQVDGAKPWTIFWQVTFPLLLPTTVIILGVSGVEAMRVFDIVQGMTQGGPFHSSEVLATFVYDTSFARFEMGKGAAIAVTLMALACAVILPYILYISGRIEERD; encoded by the coding sequence ATGACCACGCTCTCACCGAACTACCGCAAGCGTGCCGATCGCTCGTTCATGCTTTTCCTGCTGTTTCCCACAGCGCTGTTCGTGTTGGCCTATGTTTATCCGATCGCTTACACGTTCGTGACCTCGCTCCACGAATGGGACGGTCTGTCGCCTACCTGGAAATGGATCGGCTTCGCCAATTATGCGGCCTTGCTCGAGTCGCCGCGGTTTTGGAATGCTCTTAGCAATAACATCCGTTGGCTGATCTTCTATCTCATCGTCCCTACTGGCGTAGGATTGGGTCTGGCGACACTCTTGGACGAGAAGATCAAGGGCGAGAATATCTTCAAGGTGATATTCTTCATCCCATTCACGATGACGCCGGTTGCTGTCGCGGCCATTTGGAAATGGATGTATCGGCCGGGCAGCGGCGTTTTTTCCTCGGTTGGCGCACACCTTGGGCTATCCAACCAAAATTGGCTCGGTGACCCATCGATTGTTTCTTTCTCCATCATGGCAGCGAGCCTTTGGTGGACCGCTGGATTTGCTTTCCTGGTCTACTTTGCTGGTCTGAGAAGCATCCCCAAAGAGTATATTGAGGCCGCTCAGGTCGATGGCGCTAAACCTTGGACTATTTTTTGGCAGGTTACATTCCCCCTCCTACTACCGACAACCGTCATCATTCTTGGTGTATCAGGCGTCGAAGCCATGCGGGTGTTCGACATCGTTCAAGGAATGACGCAAGGTGGACCGTTCCATTCATCTGAAGTCTTGGCCACGTTTGTCTATGACACATCTTTCGCCCGTTTTGAGATGGGTAAGGGGGCGGCCATTGCTGTGACCTTGATGGCGTTGGCCTGCGCCGTGATCCTTCCCTACATCCTCTATATTTCTGGGCGCATCGAGGAGCGCGACTGA
- a CDS encoding ABC transporter substrate-binding protein — MKTLLKVATLVVAVSPPALSLAAEPIEFWSNWPAAGELAAVNALVELANQVDADHPVTAKVVPGDFAGYRQQLQIATLGGTPPPAYIFNVGLELRDAVQSGRVRPLTAAWTALNGDEVFSAGLRSLVTFDGVPYAIPVATNVISDIWYNKKLFAELGLTPPTTWEEFGEVCDKLAAAGKECLANGKGPYWSFYTFYPSIIATMGVEGYLGLASGEVAFDSPQFSAALDHFRDNVAAHFMSNWTGGDWVNGADAVVAADVGMDLMGSWFMNYAAAKGAVPGEDIGYFPAPGMADKAIIQIDGLLSGNGLSQDVEAAADAFLEVAGSPAGQAALNVAKGALPANSLTSPDAFSANSLHAQMVKDLLDPAKTTIPNLSLLLPAAFSQDFGTAIERFAAQPTSEVKAMIIESLEAERQQLVADGKFNDWTE, encoded by the coding sequence ATGAAGACCCTTTTGAAGGTTGCGACTCTGGTCGTAGCAGTAAGCCCGCCTGCGTTGTCGCTGGCAGCAGAGCCAATCGAGTTCTGGTCTAACTGGCCGGCCGCCGGCGAACTGGCAGCTGTTAACGCGCTTGTAGAACTAGCCAATCAGGTCGATGCAGATCATCCCGTCACGGCTAAGGTGGTGCCGGGCGATTTTGCCGGCTACCGCCAGCAGCTCCAGATTGCAACGCTCGGCGGCACACCGCCGCCGGCATATATCTTCAATGTGGGGCTCGAGCTTCGCGACGCTGTTCAATCTGGGCGGGTTCGGCCTCTGACCGCAGCCTGGACCGCGTTGAACGGGGATGAGGTCTTCTCCGCGGGCCTCCGCAGCCTCGTGACCTTTGACGGCGTGCCCTATGCCATCCCCGTTGCGACCAATGTCATCAGCGACATCTGGTATAACAAGAAGCTTTTTGCGGAGCTGGGCCTAACACCGCCAACAACTTGGGAAGAGTTCGGTGAGGTTTGCGACAAGCTTGCGGCCGCCGGCAAAGAGTGCCTGGCCAACGGAAAGGGACCCTATTGGTCATTCTATACTTTCTATCCCTCGATCATCGCAACGATGGGTGTGGAAGGCTACCTCGGCCTTGCCAGTGGTGAAGTAGCTTTCGACAGCCCCCAGTTTTCTGCCGCTCTAGACCATTTTCGCGACAACGTCGCCGCCCACTTCATGAGCAACTGGACGGGCGGCGATTGGGTCAACGGTGCTGATGCTGTTGTTGCCGCTGATGTCGGCATGGACCTCATGGGCTCGTGGTTCATGAACTACGCAGCCGCGAAAGGTGCCGTGCCGGGCGAAGATATCGGATACTTCCCCGCGCCGGGTATGGCCGACAAGGCGATCATCCAGATCGACGGTCTGTTGAGTGGGAACGGCCTTTCCCAAGACGTCGAAGCAGCGGCCGACGCATTCCTGGAAGTCGCTGGCAGTCCCGCGGGGCAGGCCGCACTCAACGTTGCTAAGGGGGCGCTGCCTGCCAATAGCCTTACCTCCCCTGATGCCTTCTCCGCCAATTCGCTACATGCCCAGATGGTGAAGGATTTGCTGGATCCAGCAAAGACAACAATCCCGAATCTGTCGCTGCTCCTGCCCGCAGCTTTCTCGCAGGACTTTGGCACAGCCATCGAGCGGTTCGCAGCTCAGCCTACTAGCGAGGTGAAGGCCATGATCATCGAGTCGCTGGAGGCCGAACGCCAACAGCTCGTCGCGGACGGTAAGTTCAACGACTGGACCGAGTGA